In Brevibacillus brevis NBRC 100599, a single genomic region encodes these proteins:
- a CDS encoding phosphopantetheine-binding protein, with product MEKENEVYETLLQLFSEYVNESGELTEYIDSLTFIKSVVKVEKEFGIEFDDDMLHLENFQDMKTLAGYIQQKMDAKSA from the coding sequence ATGGAAAAGGAAAACGAAGTATACGAGACGCTCCTACAGTTGTTTTCTGAGTACGTGAACGAAAGCGGAGAACTTACGGAGTACATTGATTCATTGACCTTTATCAAGTCGGTCGTAAAGGTTGAAAAAGAGTTTGGTATTGAATTCGATGATGACATGCTTCATTTGGAAAACTTTCAAGATATGAAAACGTTGGCAGGTTACATTCAGCAAAAAATGGATGCAAAATCTGCCTGA
- the sbnA gene encoding 2,3-diaminopropionate biosynthesis protein SbnA codes for MLTKMMAISHMIGNTPLIKLEHEHINLFCKLEYNNLMGSVKVRPAFYILQEAIKRGEITQETTVIESSSGNFAIALATLCKQIGIKFIPVIDPNINPVYENLLRVFSHEVVKVTDRDETGGFLLTRIQTVNRLLNETKNSFWTNQYGNPDSARAHYFGLGAEIADSFETLDYAFIGVSSGGTITGISQRLKERYPNIKIIAVDTAGSVIFGQEPQKRYIPGIGSSMRPDILKGAIIDEVVHVSEEDTVEACYQLYTEHGIFAGGSSGTSYWAIKNYFKDQKHVVKPNVVFLCPDGGMPYVNTVYNQEWVQWLHQQKHSFVGN; via the coding sequence ATGCTAACGAAAATGATGGCCATTAGTCACATGATTGGCAATACGCCTTTAATCAAACTTGAGCATGAGCACATCAATCTGTTTTGCAAGCTGGAGTACAACAACCTCATGGGAAGTGTAAAAGTGAGGCCCGCCTTTTATATATTACAGGAGGCGATCAAAAGAGGAGAGATTACGCAGGAAACTACCGTAATCGAGTCATCTTCGGGAAACTTTGCTATCGCTTTAGCGACTTTGTGCAAGCAAATCGGAATTAAATTTATTCCAGTCATTGACCCCAATATTAATCCTGTCTATGAGAATTTGCTCAGGGTATTTTCTCATGAGGTCGTAAAAGTAACGGACCGTGATGAGACAGGGGGATTTCTCCTAACGCGCATCCAAACGGTCAATCGCCTTCTCAATGAGACGAAGAACTCGTTTTGGACCAACCAGTATGGAAATCCGGATAGCGCTCGCGCCCATTACTTCGGACTGGGAGCCGAGATCGCAGACAGCTTCGAGACGTTGGATTATGCGTTTATCGGCGTCAGCTCTGGCGGCACGATTACTGGAATCTCGCAGCGATTGAAAGAACGATATCCAAACATAAAAATCATTGCGGTCGATACGGCAGGATCCGTGATTTTCGGACAAGAGCCACAAAAACGATACATCCCGGGAATCGGATCAAGCATGCGACCTGACATACTCAAGGGCGCGATCATTGATGAGGTCGTTCATGTTTCGGAGGAGGACACAGTCGAGGCTTGCTATCAGCTTTACACTGAGCATGGCATTTTTGCTGGAGGATCTTCTGGGACTTCCTACTGGGCGATTAAAAACTATTTCAAAGATCAAAAGCATGTAGTCAAGCCGAATGTCGTCTTTTTATGTCCAGACGGTGGTATGCCATATGTCAATACCGTATACAACCAGGAATGGGTTCAGTGGTTGCATCAGCAAAAGCATTCTTTCGTTGGCAATTAA
- a CDS encoding ParB N-terminal domain-containing protein, with product MLANLKLVESSRICLHESHENKRLHKTRQIIEEEGILRHPPLAILMQNGQYLIIDGAHRTFALQALGCKHIPVQVVEHEDFYLDMWDHIVPVAAWLQSVEQDSVFRWETERLRETPVAEIKIGNNERFYLYPNENRQDDEWRMKLWRQLVNSYNYSHPVHRLPTGMLEWPDTGTALIRFPPTSLAELERIVSEGHVLPAGVTRFEIDGRLLNLCIPISLLKQEQIEQEQWERLVKKWRETLRLYSKPVYMCDA from the coding sequence GTGCTAGCAAATCTAAAACTGGTAGAGTCATCTCGTATTTGTTTGCACGAGTCACATGAAAACAAGCGACTACACAAGACCAGACAGATCATTGAGGAGGAAGGAATTTTGCGACATCCTCCGCTGGCGATTCTCATGCAAAACGGCCAGTATTTGATCATTGATGGTGCACATCGGACCTTTGCTCTGCAAGCGCTTGGGTGCAAACATATCCCCGTGCAGGTAGTGGAGCATGAGGATTTTTACTTGGATATGTGGGATCATATTGTGCCAGTCGCTGCATGGTTGCAATCAGTGGAGCAAGATTCTGTGTTTCGATGGGAAACAGAGCGTTTACGAGAAACACCTGTGGCAGAAATAAAGATAGGGAACAACGAACGTTTCTATCTGTATCCAAATGAGAATCGGCAGGATGATGAGTGGCGAATGAAGCTATGGCGTCAACTGGTTAACAGTTACAACTATAGCCATCCGGTGCATCGGCTGCCCACAGGGATGCTCGAATGGCCGGACACAGGAACCGCCTTGATACGGTTCCCACCAACCAGTCTGGCTGAATTGGAGCGTATCGTATCGGAAGGGCATGTTTTGCCTGCCGGTGTTACCCGTTTTGAAATAGACGGGCGTCTATTAAACTTATGTATTCCGATTAGCCTATTGAAACAAGAGCAAATCGAGCAAGAACAGTGGGAGCGATTGGTTAAAAAATGGAGAGAAACCTTGCGCCTCTACTCGAAACCCGTGTATATGTGCGATGCGTAA
- the edeA gene encoding cyclic peptide edeine export ABC transporter EdeA gives MLMCLVLVLSGSMPVYAETSVRQDTEIGTAIEQLVNQTMESEKIPGAAVVVVKEGKTIYKQSFGFSDTEKQEPVTSDTLFEIGSNSKAFTALAVHQLVEQKRLSLDDPVQNYIPWFSVTYKGQQETILIKHLLYHTSGIPFESIGSIPISSSENAIEETVRAINHSELVRKPGTEYEYATINYDILGYIVEKVTGETYEQYVQQQVIAKLGLTQTFLKAQAPVEGMARGHKIEFFSPKVYDAPDYRGNTPAGYVVSNVNDMERWLQIQLGLEASAFRPELVRASQLPDRSVAPAADGFSYASGWMIYQDGGGQISHGGNNPAFSSYMVFRPEEKLGAVVLTNLNSLNASVIAEGAVNLVLGKEAPVVVSDTNLQADRLASISLVILGILLLLLVGGIVQIFVQVYRGERKLAANAGRICFASFVAFVVMGSVLTAALYYLPDVFFMGLPWRFIEVWLPITIFYAMYALVTGLALFNVYITLIRLFPKSQENSMTSIVIQGLISGFGNALIIFMINLALTSTNKFHASIFLYFLLGILLYIVGEKMMRSRLIVITNEIVYEKRMELIRRIFRTPYQKYETLDNGEIYAGLNNDTETISTFANSVVVALTSAVTLVFCFIYLGSLDLYGFLFCLAVIFVAVGLYTLAGRFANKVWEETRDIQNVFFSYITDMIGGFKELYLTQAQRKEFEADMEKSCSDYRHKKSAGQFKFVNVYLIGELLFVVVIGTVAFLFPVLFPSLQKEMLISYVFVFLYMTGPVHGILNAVPELIRIKISWQRLNALLDSLSVETRREEKSLAERNVQDFESFSTEQVRFRYKNKEGEEFSVGPLDFSCQKGEIVFIVGGNGSGKSTFAKLITGLYEQDEGEFFMNGQKVNADQRCEFFSAIFSDFYLFEKMYGIDYQEKQEEVNKYLEVLRIADKVEVDETGTFSTTKLSTGQRKRLALMLSLVRNRPIFLFDEWAADQDPEYRQFFYESLLPEMKRQGKCVIAITHDDRYFHLADQVVKMESGRIISQQTFAHA, from the coding sequence TTGTTGATGTGCTTGGTTCTCGTACTATCTGGCAGTATGCCCGTGTACGCCGAAACAAGCGTTCGACAGGATACGGAAATCGGAACGGCAATCGAACAGCTGGTCAATCAGACCATGGAGTCGGAAAAAATCCCGGGTGCAGCCGTTGTGGTCGTCAAAGAGGGGAAAACCATTTACAAGCAATCGTTTGGTTTCTCTGACACCGAAAAGCAAGAGCCGGTGACTTCTGACACATTGTTTGAAATCGGATCGAACTCCAAAGCATTTACAGCGTTAGCCGTTCACCAGCTTGTCGAGCAAAAACGACTTTCGCTGGACGACCCGGTTCAGAACTATATTCCGTGGTTCAGTGTTACATATAAAGGACAACAGGAAACGATCCTGATTAAGCATTTGCTGTACCATACCAGCGGGATTCCGTTTGAAAGCATTGGCTCCATCCCTATTTCTTCTAGCGAAAATGCGATCGAAGAAACTGTGCGAGCCATCAATCATTCTGAACTGGTACGCAAACCGGGGACCGAGTATGAATACGCCACCATTAACTACGATATCCTGGGCTATATTGTTGAGAAAGTCACCGGAGAAACGTATGAGCAATATGTGCAGCAACAGGTCATTGCCAAATTAGGACTAACCCAAACCTTTTTGAAGGCGCAAGCACCCGTGGAGGGGATGGCAAGAGGGCACAAAATCGAGTTCTTTTCCCCAAAAGTGTATGATGCGCCTGATTATCGTGGAAATACGCCAGCGGGTTATGTCGTTTCCAATGTAAACGATATGGAACGATGGTTGCAGATTCAGCTGGGGTTGGAGGCATCTGCGTTTCGTCCCGAGTTGGTGCGTGCTTCCCAGCTTCCTGATCGTTCGGTAGCTCCTGCTGCAGACGGTTTCTCGTATGCGTCAGGCTGGATGATTTATCAGGATGGTGGAGGACAAATTTCGCACGGCGGAAATAACCCAGCATTTTCTTCGTATATGGTATTTCGTCCTGAAGAAAAGCTGGGCGCCGTCGTTTTGACCAATCTCAATTCGTTGAACGCATCTGTTATCGCCGAAGGGGCCGTCAATCTCGTACTAGGCAAAGAAGCTCCCGTAGTCGTGTCCGACACCAATCTTCAAGCGGATCGTCTAGCAAGCATTTCTCTTGTGATCCTTGGCATCCTTTTGTTGCTACTTGTTGGGGGGATCGTGCAGATTTTCGTACAAGTTTACCGAGGCGAACGAAAACTCGCCGCGAATGCGGGGCGAATCTGTTTTGCATCCTTTGTTGCATTTGTTGTCATGGGCAGTGTTTTGACAGCCGCCCTATACTATTTGCCGGACGTTTTTTTTATGGGCTTACCGTGGAGATTCATTGAGGTCTGGCTTCCCATCACCATTTTTTACGCCATGTACGCATTGGTGACAGGACTCGCTCTGTTTAATGTCTACATCACACTCATCCGCTTGTTCCCGAAATCGCAAGAAAACTCCATGACGTCTATTGTCATACAGGGGCTTATCAGCGGATTTGGAAATGCGTTGATTATTTTTATGATCAATCTGGCGCTTACTTCTACGAACAAGTTTCACGCATCCATTTTCCTGTATTTTCTCCTGGGTATCTTGTTGTATATCGTTGGGGAGAAAATGATGCGTAGCCGGCTGATTGTCATCACAAATGAAATCGTATACGAAAAAAGAATGGAACTGATCCGCAGAATTTTTCGGACCCCTTATCAAAAGTACGAGACACTTGATAACGGTGAAATATATGCGGGGTTAAATAACGATACGGAAACGATTAGTACGTTCGCCAATAGTGTCGTTGTGGCACTGACGAGTGCGGTTACACTCGTGTTTTGCTTCATTTATCTGGGCTCGCTGGATCTATACGGATTTTTGTTTTGTTTGGCGGTCATTTTTGTGGCAGTAGGCTTGTATACGTTGGCAGGACGCTTTGCAAACAAAGTATGGGAGGAAACGAGAGACATCCAAAATGTGTTTTTCTCCTATATTACTGATATGATCGGAGGCTTCAAGGAGCTGTATTTGACGCAGGCGCAACGAAAAGAATTCGAAGCAGATATGGAAAAAAGCTGCTCTGACTATCGACATAAGAAATCAGCGGGCCAATTTAAATTTGTGAACGTGTATTTGATTGGGGAATTGCTTTTTGTCGTGGTAATTGGCACGGTTGCTTTTTTATTCCCGGTCCTATTCCCTTCGCTTCAAAAAGAGATGCTGATTAGTTATGTGTTTGTCTTTCTGTATATGACAGGGCCTGTTCACGGTATTTTGAATGCAGTACCGGAGCTGATTCGGATTAAGATCAGCTGGCAGCGACTGAATGCGTTGCTTGATTCCTTATCAGTGGAAACGAGAAGAGAAGAGAAGAGCTTAGCTGAGCGGAACGTGCAAGATTTTGAGTCGTTTTCAACGGAACAGGTGCGTTTCCGATACAAAAACAAGGAGGGAGAAGAGTTTTCCGTAGGGCCGCTGGACTTCTCCTGCCAAAAAGGGGAAATCGTCTTCATTGTAGGTGGGAACGGCAGCGGGAAGTCAACGTTTGCCAAGCTAATCACCGGATTGTATGAGCAGGATGAGGGCGAGTTTTTCATGAATGGCCAAAAAGTAAATGCTGATCAACGCTGCGAATTCTTCTCTGCGATCTTCAGTGATTTCTACCTATTTGAGAAGATGTACGGCATCGATTATCAAGAGAAGCAAGAAGAAGTGAACAAATATTTAGAGGTGCTTCGCATCGCTGACAAAGTAGAAGTGGATGAAACGGGAACGTTTAGCACGACAAAGCTGTCTACGGGTCAGCGTAAACGTCTTGCCTTAATGCTCAGTCTGGTAAGAAACCGACCTATTTTCCTCTTTGACGAGTGGGCAGCAGACCAAGATCCTGAGTATCGTCAATTCTTTTATGAATCCTTGCTGCCAGAAATGAAAAGACAGGGGAAATGTGTCATCGCGATCACACACGACGATCGCTACTTCCATCTTGCTGATCAGGTAGTGAAAATGGAGAGTGGACGAATTATTTCGCAGCAAACGTTTGCGCATGCCTGA
- the sbnB gene encoding 2,3-diaminopropionate biosynthesis protein SbnB, whose amino-acid sequence MLYLNTSDIEKVGKNWKETIDVIEHAVHSLYKEDYAQPVKPYLRYHDMANRIIAMPAFVGGDTYMAGIKWIASFPKNLQEGIQRAHSITILNEARTGKPVATINTALVSGIRTASVSGLLLKHYEQVRPLQNVTVGIIGFGPIGRLHLQMVTAMLGEKIDKVVLYDIAGIQQEHIPAEIKEKTVIAQTWEEAYCDADVFITCTVSPHGFIDKQPKRHSLLLNVSLRDFTPKILDYTRSIIVDDWTEVCRENTDIEIMHLERGLQKEDTKSITDIVCLNQMKEFPQDEPIMFNPMGMAIFDIAIAAYYYKQALSQGIGTHLQD is encoded by the coding sequence ATGTTATATCTAAACACGAGTGATATTGAAAAGGTCGGCAAGAATTGGAAGGAAACCATTGATGTCATTGAACATGCTGTGCATTCCTTATACAAGGAAGATTATGCACAGCCAGTTAAACCTTACTTGCGATATCACGACATGGCAAACCGCATTATTGCCATGCCAGCATTTGTAGGCGGAGATACTTACATGGCGGGAATCAAGTGGATTGCCAGTTTCCCGAAAAATCTCCAAGAGGGCATCCAACGCGCGCATTCGATTACGATCCTCAACGAAGCCAGAACGGGTAAGCCTGTGGCAACGATTAATACGGCCCTGGTGAGCGGGATTCGAACGGCTTCTGTTTCCGGTCTTCTCCTCAAGCATTACGAACAAGTACGTCCCCTGCAAAATGTAACGGTCGGAATTATCGGATTTGGTCCGATTGGCAGACTTCATCTTCAAATGGTAACGGCCATGTTAGGTGAGAAAATCGACAAGGTGGTTCTCTATGACATTGCGGGTATCCAGCAGGAGCATATTCCGGCTGAGATCAAAGAGAAAACGGTTATCGCGCAAACGTGGGAAGAGGCATACTGCGATGCAGATGTGTTCATTACATGCACGGTATCACCGCATGGTTTTATTGACAAGCAACCCAAACGTCACTCTTTGTTGTTAAATGTGTCGTTACGCGATTTTACACCAAAAATTCTCGACTATACCCGCTCCATTATCGTAGATGACTGGACTGAAGTTTGCCGTGAGAACACAGACATCGAGATTATGCATCTGGAAAGAGGATTGCAAAAAGAAGATACCAAATCCATCACAGATATCGTCTGCCTGAACCAGATGAAGGAATTTCCACAAGATGAGCCCATCATGTTTAATCCGATGGGGATGGCGATTTTTGATATCGCCATTGCTGCCTACTACTACAAACAAGCGCTCTCGCAGGGGATCGGAACTCACTTGCAAGACTAA
- a CDS encoding BtrH N-terminal domain-containing protein, with protein MSLTEIQPSKHPNLDCIGASIYTVLKYLNFSALETAWKQCGAIYLKTQDSPYGDVNGQYMRTVAELTWIHNIRVEGQAEPENDLFLANIQERLERDIPTIVLCNMAELPYNPYYQDLPEMHSIIVTGREGNQLLIVDDYYRYKGLLPIEQFLLASNSSYRDAGTGEWYPLHNRSFELVLSDSLHPTHDQLLEAVRSNLSVLEGRCDINQIKRELDVPDDVNIEVGLKSLDPFMKDVETFLASGVEITDDHLDILNHSLISMAQTRAMYADVLQVISEKYESFADLAEQYRSIGHQWKITTNMILKAFDSNRSDMVHRVLQKISSIKTQEFEAVTSTREVLERVGVVV; from the coding sequence ATGTCACTCACCGAGATTCAACCGAGCAAGCATCCGAACCTGGATTGCATCGGCGCTTCTATCTACACGGTTCTGAAATACTTGAACTTTTCCGCTTTGGAAACAGCTTGGAAGCAGTGCGGTGCCATCTATCTTAAAACGCAAGATTCTCCTTATGGAGATGTAAACGGTCAATACATGAGAACAGTTGCAGAACTGACGTGGATTCACAATATCCGCGTAGAAGGACAGGCTGAACCGGAAAACGACCTGTTTTTGGCAAATATTCAAGAACGTTTGGAACGGGACATACCGACAATCGTCCTCTGCAATATGGCAGAACTCCCGTATAACCCTTATTATCAGGACCTGCCTGAAATGCATAGCATCATTGTCACCGGTAGAGAGGGTAACCAGCTGCTGATCGTCGATGATTACTACCGCTATAAAGGTCTGTTGCCCATCGAGCAATTCTTACTGGCGAGCAACTCTTCCTATCGGGATGCAGGTACAGGTGAATGGTATCCACTCCACAATCGTTCATTTGAATTGGTACTTTCAGATTCCCTGCATCCGACTCACGATCAGTTGCTGGAAGCGGTCAGGAGCAATCTCAGCGTACTTGAGGGTCGTTGCGACATCAATCAAATCAAGCGGGAGTTGGATGTACCCGATGATGTCAACATCGAGGTAGGGCTGAAATCCCTTGATCCTTTTATGAAAGACGTAGAGACTTTTCTCGCTAGTGGAGTGGAGATTACTGACGATCATCTCGATATCCTTAACCATAGCTTGATCAGCATGGCACAAACACGAGCGATGTATGCCGATGTCTTGCAGGTGATCAGTGAGAAGTACGAAAGCTTTGCAGATCTTGCTGAGCAGTATCGTAGTATCGGACATCAATGGAAAATTACGACCAATATGATTTTAAAGGCTTTTGATAGTAATCGCAGTGACATGGTTCATCGCGTTCTGCAAAAAATCAGCAGCATAAAAACGCAGGAATTTGAGGCGGTCACAAGCACAAGAGAAGTACTGGAACGAGTCGGCGTTGTTGTGTAA
- a CDS encoding phosphotransferase gives MESILTEELILEDLIRASHHFFGLEVIESSPIKRGWLNLKWRVTTESGQFLLKQYNKERFKLYNPEDLKFAFSQQVRLNNQGLACPNLLSHDESILLESDKGELFIVMEYCQGKLISPGKANAHQVYNLGRATGKMHRLLNDGTLGSKDTPQFVPPSREERLAHWKSVLKKAREAGKIELLDDIETQLKATEEMNIENLEILSTGWAHRDLWVDNILFDHNRLTAILDFDRLKYDYPQLDVARAVMSCALGDYFDVSLASAFIEGYSEERTVMDGYLTNSLQLLWYMESPWWIHSNMDQHSVPPARFAKEMIWLANNHKNMSTLLGNI, from the coding sequence ATGGAGTCCATATTGACAGAGGAATTGATATTGGAAGACTTAATTAGAGCTTCCCATCATTTTTTTGGATTGGAAGTAATTGAATCCAGTCCAATAAAACGTGGTTGGTTAAACCTGAAATGGAGAGTCACGACTGAATCAGGGCAATTCTTACTTAAACAATACAATAAAGAACGATTTAAGCTGTATAATCCTGAGGATCTAAAGTTTGCCTTCTCTCAACAGGTTAGATTAAATAATCAAGGCCTTGCATGTCCTAATCTTTTATCACACGATGAAAGTATCCTGCTTGAATCAGATAAAGGAGAACTCTTTATTGTCATGGAATATTGCCAGGGCAAACTAATCTCGCCAGGTAAAGCTAATGCACATCAAGTATACAATCTAGGTCGAGCAACTGGAAAAATGCATCGATTGTTAAACGACGGGACACTTGGTTCTAAAGATACTCCCCAATTTGTTCCTCCAAGCCGTGAAGAGCGTTTAGCACATTGGAAATCAGTTTTGAAAAAGGCGAGGGAAGCTGGGAAGATCGAATTGCTTGATGATATAGAGACACAACTTAAAGCAACTGAAGAAATGAATATTGAAAACCTGGAAATACTTTCTACTGGGTGGGCACATCGTGACCTTTGGGTCGATAATATTTTATTTGATCATAATCGATTAACTGCAATACTAGATTTTGATCGACTGAAATATGATTATCCTCAACTTGATGTTGCACGGGCAGTTATGTCATGTGCCTTAGGTGATTATTTTGACGTTTCCCTGGCTTCAGCGTTTATTGAGGGATACAGTGAGGAACGTACCGTTATGGATGGTTACTTAACAAATTCATTGCAGTTGTTGTGGTATATGGAAAGCCCATGGTGGATTCATTCTAACATGGACCAACATAGTGTACCTCCGGCTCGTTTTGCAAAGGAAATGATTTGGCTCGCTAACAATCATAAAAATATGTCCACACTTTTAGGGAATATCTAG